One Melospiza melodia melodia isolate bMelMel2 chromosome 1, bMelMel2.pri, whole genome shotgun sequence genomic window carries:
- the TP53INP1 gene encoding tumor protein p53-inducible nuclear protein 1 isoform X5, whose product MFQRLNNMLMGEIDSLSSQEPEFSEKEDDEWILVDFIDTCTNCSVEEADLVEASATDSSPVFSCLSSPLEHLPEASESCFIQFESCPMEESWFITPPPCFTAGGLTTIKVETSPMENLLIEHPSMSVYAVHNTCHSLNEAACGDEEFHSPGSPRAKKSCLRHTGTTGGPK is encoded by the exons ATGTTCCAGAGGTTAAATAACATGCTCATGGGAGAGATTGATAGCTTGTCCAGCCAAGAGCCAGAGTTCAGTGAGAAGGAAGATGACGAGTGGATTCTGGTTGACTTTATAG ACACTTGCACTAATTGCTCCGTGGAGGAAGCAGACCTCGTTGAAGCATCGGCCACGGACAGCTCGCCCGTCTTCTCTTGTTTATCATCTCCCCTGGAACACTTGCCGGAGGCCAGCGAGTCCTGCTTCATCCAGTTTGAGTCATGTCCTATGGAGGAGAGCTGGTTTATTACCCCTCCCCCATGTTTTACTGCAGGTGGATTAACCACTATCAAAGTGGAGACCAGTCCCATGGAGAACCTCCTGATAGAGCATCCCAGCATGTCTGTGTATGCTGTCCACAACACCTGTCACAGCCTTAATGAGGCTGCATGTGGGGATGAGGAGTTTCACAGTCCAGGTAGCCCCAG GGCCAAGAAAAGCTGCTTAAGGCACACTGGCACA ACAGGAGGCCCGAAATGA
- the TP53INP1 gene encoding tumor protein p53-inducible nuclear protein 1 isoform X3 — MFQRLNNMLMGEIDSLSSQEPEFSEKEDDEWILVDFIADTCTNCSVEEADLVEASATDSSPVFSCLSSPLEHLPEASESCFIQFESCPMEESWFITPPPCFTAGGLTTIKVETSPMENLLIEHPSMSVYAVHNTCHSLNEAACGDEEFHSPGSPRAKKSCLRHTGTTGGPK, encoded by the exons ATGTTCCAGAGGTTAAATAACATGCTCATGGGAGAGATTGATAGCTTGTCCAGCCAAGAGCCAGAGTTCAGTGAGAAGGAAGATGACGAGTGGATTCTGGTTGACTTTATAG CAGACACTTGCACTAATTGCTCCGTGGAGGAAGCAGACCTCGTTGAAGCATCGGCCACGGACAGCTCGCCCGTCTTCTCTTGTTTATCATCTCCCCTGGAACACTTGCCGGAGGCCAGCGAGTCCTGCTTCATCCAGTTTGAGTCATGTCCTATGGAGGAGAGCTGGTTTATTACCCCTCCCCCATGTTTTACTGCAGGTGGATTAACCACTATCAAAGTGGAGACCAGTCCCATGGAGAACCTCCTGATAGAGCATCCCAGCATGTCTGTGTATGCTGTCCACAACACCTGTCACAGCCTTAATGAGGCTGCATGTGGGGATGAGGAGTTTCACAGTCCAGGTAGCCCCAG GGCCAAGAAAAGCTGCTTAAGGCACACTGGCACA ACAGGAGGCCCGAAATGA
- the TP53INP1 gene encoding tumor protein p53-inducible nuclear protein 1 isoform X1 — translation MFQRLNNMLMGEIDSLSSQEPEFSEKEDDEWILVDFIADTCTNCSVEEADLVEASATDSSPVFSCLSSPLEHLPEASESCFIQFESCPMEESWFITPPPCFTAGGLTTIKVETSPMENLLIEHPSMSVYAVHNTCHSLNEAACGDEEFHSPGSPRQEARNETGQRVHCYVTALATSSAFLEKSKSFRPTHWIKEHNERHCLNRNSLRRQNLARDCHSRQIKHNGLLIHQPCQRQFNY, via the exons ATGTTCCAGAGGTTAAATAACATGCTCATGGGAGAGATTGATAGCTTGTCCAGCCAAGAGCCAGAGTTCAGTGAGAAGGAAGATGACGAGTGGATTCTGGTTGACTTTATAG CAGACACTTGCACTAATTGCTCCGTGGAGGAAGCAGACCTCGTTGAAGCATCGGCCACGGACAGCTCGCCCGTCTTCTCTTGTTTATCATCTCCCCTGGAACACTTGCCGGAGGCCAGCGAGTCCTGCTTCATCCAGTTTGAGTCATGTCCTATGGAGGAGAGCTGGTTTATTACCCCTCCCCCATGTTTTACTGCAGGTGGATTAACCACTATCAAAGTGGAGACCAGTCCCATGGAGAACCTCCTGATAGAGCATCCCAGCATGTCTGTGTATGCTGTCCACAACACCTGTCACAGCCTTAATGAGGCTGCATGTGGGGATGAGGAGTTTCACAGTCCAGGTAGCCCCAG ACAGGAGGCCCGAAATGAAACAGGACAGCGTGTTCACTGCTATGTCACGGCTCTTGCTACTAGTTCagcttttctggaaaaaagcaagaGCTTTCGTCCTACCCACTGGATAAAAGAACATAATGAAAGACACTGTCTCAACAGGAACAGTCTCCGTCGCCAAAACCTCGCCAGGGATTGCCACTCTCGGCAAATCAAGCACAACGGACTGTTGATTCACCAGCCTTGCCAGCGTCAGTTCAATTACTGA
- the TP53INP1 gene encoding tumor protein p53-inducible nuclear protein 1 isoform X2 has protein sequence MFQRLNNMLMGEIDSLSSQEPEFSEKEDDEWILVDFIDTCTNCSVEEADLVEASATDSSPVFSCLSSPLEHLPEASESCFIQFESCPMEESWFITPPPCFTAGGLTTIKVETSPMENLLIEHPSMSVYAVHNTCHSLNEAACGDEEFHSPGSPRQEARNETGQRVHCYVTALATSSAFLEKSKSFRPTHWIKEHNERHCLNRNSLRRQNLARDCHSRQIKHNGLLIHQPCQRQFNY, from the exons ATGTTCCAGAGGTTAAATAACATGCTCATGGGAGAGATTGATAGCTTGTCCAGCCAAGAGCCAGAGTTCAGTGAGAAGGAAGATGACGAGTGGATTCTGGTTGACTTTATAG ACACTTGCACTAATTGCTCCGTGGAGGAAGCAGACCTCGTTGAAGCATCGGCCACGGACAGCTCGCCCGTCTTCTCTTGTTTATCATCTCCCCTGGAACACTTGCCGGAGGCCAGCGAGTCCTGCTTCATCCAGTTTGAGTCATGTCCTATGGAGGAGAGCTGGTTTATTACCCCTCCCCCATGTTTTACTGCAGGTGGATTAACCACTATCAAAGTGGAGACCAGTCCCATGGAGAACCTCCTGATAGAGCATCCCAGCATGTCTGTGTATGCTGTCCACAACACCTGTCACAGCCTTAATGAGGCTGCATGTGGGGATGAGGAGTTTCACAGTCCAGGTAGCCCCAG ACAGGAGGCCCGAAATGAAACAGGACAGCGTGTTCACTGCTATGTCACGGCTCTTGCTACTAGTTCagcttttctggaaaaaagcaagaGCTTTCGTCCTACCCACTGGATAAAAGAACATAATGAAAGACACTGTCTCAACAGGAACAGTCTCCGTCGCCAAAACCTCGCCAGGGATTGCCACTCTCGGCAAATCAAGCACAACGGACTGTTGATTCACCAGCCTTGCCAGCGTCAGTTCAATTACTGA
- the TP53INP1 gene encoding tumor protein p53-inducible nuclear protein 1 isoform X4, with the protein MFQRLNNMLMGEIDSLSSQEPEFSEKEDDEWILVDFIGGLTTIKVETSPMENLLIEHPSMSVYAVHNTCHSLNEAACGDEEFHSPGSPRQEARNETGQRVHCYVTALATSSAFLEKSKSFRPTHWIKEHNERHCLNRNSLRRQNLARDCHSRQIKHNGLLIHQPCQRQFNY; encoded by the exons ATGTTCCAGAGGTTAAATAACATGCTCATGGGAGAGATTGATAGCTTGTCCAGCCAAGAGCCAGAGTTCAGTGAGAAGGAAGATGACGAGTGGATTCTGGTTGACTTTATAG GTGGATTAACCACTATCAAAGTGGAGACCAGTCCCATGGAGAACCTCCTGATAGAGCATCCCAGCATGTCTGTGTATGCTGTCCACAACACCTGTCACAGCCTTAATGAGGCTGCATGTGGGGATGAGGAGTTTCACAGTCCAGGTAGCCCCAG ACAGGAGGCCCGAAATGAAACAGGACAGCGTGTTCACTGCTATGTCACGGCTCTTGCTACTAGTTCagcttttctggaaaaaagcaagaGCTTTCGTCCTACCCACTGGATAAAAGAACATAATGAAAGACACTGTCTCAACAGGAACAGTCTCCGTCGCCAAAACCTCGCCAGGGATTGCCACTCTCGGCAAATCAAGCACAACGGACTGTTGATTCACCAGCCTTGCCAGCGTCAGTTCAATTACTGA